In the Agrococcus sp. Marseille-Q4369 genome, one interval contains:
- the fabG gene encoding 3-oxoacyl-ACP reductase FabG, translated as MTPRTVLVTGGNRGIGRAIAQSFLDAGHRVAITSRDGSGPEGALAVAADVTDAASIDAAFTRIEQELGPVEVVVANAGITRDTLLMRMSEEDFAAVVDTNLGGAFRVAQRASKGMLRAKWGRVILISSVVGLYGGPGQVNYAASKAGLVGIARSITRELGARGITANVVAPGFIATDMTAELDEKTQAEYKAAIPAARYGSAEEVAGVVRWLAGDEAAYISGAVIPVDGGLGMGH; from the coding sequence ATGACCCCTCGCACCGTGCTCGTCACCGGCGGCAACCGCGGCATCGGCCGCGCGATCGCCCAGTCCTTCCTCGACGCCGGTCACCGCGTCGCGATCACCTCGCGCGACGGCTCGGGCCCCGAGGGCGCGCTCGCGGTCGCGGCGGACGTGACGGATGCGGCCTCGATCGACGCAGCCTTCACGCGCATCGAGCAGGAGCTCGGCCCGGTCGAGGTCGTCGTCGCGAACGCGGGCATCACGCGCGACACGCTGCTCATGCGCATGAGCGAGGAGGACTTCGCGGCGGTCGTCGACACGAACCTCGGCGGCGCGTTCCGCGTCGCGCAGCGCGCCTCGAAGGGCATGCTGCGCGCCAAGTGGGGCCGCGTCATCCTCATCTCGAGCGTCGTCGGCCTCTACGGCGGGCCCGGTCAGGTCAACTACGCCGCCTCGAAGGCGGGCCTGGTCGGCATCGCCCGCTCGATCACGCGCGAGCTCGGCGCCCGCGGCATCACGGCGAACGTCGTGGCGCCCGGCTTCATCGCGACCGACATGACGGCGGAGCTCGACGAGAAGACGCAGGCCGAGTACAAGGCGGCGATCCCCGCGGCGCGCTACGGCAGCGCCGAGGAGGTCGCCGGGGTCGTGCGCTGGCTCGCGGGCGACGAGGCCGCCTACATCTCCGGTGCCGTCATCCCCGTCGATGGCGGCCTCGGCATGGGCCACTAG
- the serB gene encoding phosphoserine phosphatase SerB translates to MTGASLLVVTDVDSTLIRDEVIELLARAVGPDAERHVAAVTERAMRGELDFAASLAERLRMLEGLPVSVLDEAREQVTVTDGVPELIAEVHARGGRIAAVSGGFHEVLDPLAAELGIDHARANRLEVADGRLTGRSIGPVIDGAAKRDTLESLRLNLGVPRERVMAVGDGANDVLMMESAGISVAFCAKPLVREVATNVVDVPDFRELIPILPG, encoded by the coding sequence GTGACGGGGGCTTCGCTCCTCGTCGTCACCGACGTCGACTCGACCCTCATCCGCGACGAGGTCATCGAGCTGCTCGCGCGCGCCGTCGGTCCCGACGCCGAGCGGCACGTCGCGGCGGTCACCGAGCGCGCCATGCGGGGCGAGCTCGACTTCGCCGCCTCGCTCGCCGAGCGCCTGCGCATGCTCGAGGGGCTGCCCGTCTCGGTGCTCGACGAGGCTCGAGAGCAGGTGACGGTCACCGACGGCGTGCCCGAGCTCATCGCCGAGGTGCACGCGCGCGGCGGCCGGATCGCGGCCGTCTCGGGCGGCTTCCACGAGGTGCTCGACCCGCTCGCGGCCGAGCTCGGCATCGACCACGCGCGCGCGAACCGGCTCGAGGTCGCGGATGGGCGGCTCACCGGCCGCTCGATCGGTCCCGTCATCGACGGCGCGGCCAAGCGCGACACGCTCGAGTCGCTGCGGCTGAACCTCGGCGTGCCGCGAGAGCGCGTCATGGCGGTCGGCGACGGCGCGAACGACGTGCTCATGATGGAATCGGCCGGCATCTCTGTCGCCTTCTGCGCGAAGCCGCTCGTGCGCGAGGTCGCGACCAACGTCGTCGACGTGCCCGACTTCCGCGAGCTCATCCCGATCCTGCCGGGCTGA
- a CDS encoding type B 50S ribosomal protein L31, with product MKTEIHPDYRPIVFRDLASGETFLTRSTITSDKTIELDGETYPVIDVEISSASHPFYTGKQRIMDSAGRVEKFKNRYKGFGG from the coding sequence ATGAAGACCGAGATCCACCCCGACTACCGCCCGATCGTGTTCCGCGACCTCGCCTCGGGCGAGACGTTCCTCACGCGCTCGACGATCACGAGCGACAAGACGATCGAGCTCGACGGCGAGACCTACCCCGTCATCGACGTCGAGATCTCGTCGGCCTCGCACCCGTTCTACACGGGCAAGCAGCGCATCATGGACTCGGCCGGCCGCGTCGAGAAGTTCAAGAACCGCTACAAGGGCTTCGGCGGCTGA
- the glgA gene encoding glycogen synthase — protein MRVDLLTKEYPPEIYGGAGVHVTELVKALRESIDVRVRCFGAPRDEEGVTAYDVPAELADANGALQTLAVDLQIADAVADADLVHSHTWYANEAGRLAQELHGIPHIVTAHSLEPLRPWKAEQLGGGYRISSDIERRAYEAADRVIAVSDGMRADILRSYPSLDPERVVTIHNGIDLEAWAPLPDADRARELGMDPDRPAVVFVGRITRQKGLPHLLRAARELPEDVQLVLVAGAPDTPEILAEVKGLVDELRSARGGVVWIDDVLPRDDVRVLLSHATAFVCPSVYEPLGIVNLEAMACGAPVVGSATGGIPEVIVDGETGFLVPIDQVQDGTGTPTDPDRFVADLADALTRIVADPESAKRMGEAGRARAAEHFDWHRIAAATREVYERVIAERAGR, from the coding sequence ATGCGCGTCGACCTGCTCACGAAGGAGTATCCGCCGGAGATCTACGGGGGAGCGGGGGTGCACGTCACCGAGCTCGTGAAGGCGCTCCGCGAGTCGATCGACGTGCGGGTGCGGTGCTTCGGCGCCCCGCGCGACGAGGAGGGCGTGACCGCCTACGACGTGCCCGCCGAGCTCGCCGACGCGAACGGCGCGCTGCAGACGCTCGCGGTCGACCTGCAGATCGCCGACGCGGTCGCCGACGCCGATCTCGTGCACTCGCACACCTGGTACGCGAACGAGGCGGGCCGGCTCGCCCAGGAGCTGCACGGCATCCCGCACATCGTCACCGCGCACTCGCTCGAGCCGCTGCGCCCGTGGAAGGCCGAGCAGCTCGGCGGCGGCTACCGCATCTCGAGCGACATCGAGCGGCGCGCCTACGAGGCGGCCGACCGCGTGATCGCCGTGTCCGACGGGATGCGCGCCGACATCCTGCGCTCGTACCCATCGCTCGACCCCGAGCGCGTCGTGACCATCCACAACGGCATCGACCTCGAGGCGTGGGCGCCGCTGCCGGACGCGGACCGCGCGCGCGAGCTCGGCATGGACCCCGATCGGCCGGCCGTCGTCTTCGTCGGCCGCATCACCCGGCAGAAGGGCCTGCCGCACCTGCTGCGCGCGGCCCGGGAGCTCCCGGAGGACGTGCAGCTCGTGCTCGTCGCGGGCGCTCCCGACACCCCGGAGATCCTCGCCGAGGTCAAGGGCCTCGTCGACGAGCTGCGCTCTGCGCGCGGCGGCGTCGTCTGGATCGACGACGTGCTGCCGCGCGACGACGTGCGCGTGCTGCTGAGCCACGCGACGGCGTTCGTCTGCCCGAGCGTCTACGAGCCGCTCGGCATCGTCAACCTCGAGGCGATGGCGTGCGGCGCGCCCGTCGTCGGGAGCGCGACCGGCGGCATCCCCGAGGTCATCGTCGACGGCGAGACGGGCTTCCTCGTGCCGATCGACCAGGTGCAGGACGGCACCGGCACGCCCACCGACCCCGATCGCTTCGTCGCCGACCTCGCCGACGCGCTCACCCGCATCGTCGCCGACCCCGAGTCGGCCAAGCGGATGGGCGAGGCGGGCCGTGCGCGCGCCGCCGAGCACTTCGACTGGCACCGCATCGCGGCAGCGACGCGCGAGGTCTACGAGCGCGTCATCGCCGAGCGCGCCGGTCGATAG
- a CDS encoding ABC transporter ATP-binding protein: MANVLELRDVSFVRNGNRILDRISWSVDEADRWVILGPNGAGKSTILQLAAAATHPTAGEVHVLGERIGKVDVFELRTRIGLAATGLARRIPAAERVGDVVLTAAYAVTGRWREQYESLDLERAAEVMDAWDLGPLATRPFGTLSDGERKRVQIARAVMTDPELMLLDEPAGSLDLGARESLLASLEEYASSPLAPAIVMVTHHVEEIPPGFTHAMLLREGGIVAAGPLDDVLTDARLTETFGIPLAVAHEGGRWSARAKR, encoded by the coding sequence ATGGCGAACGTGCTCGAGCTCCGCGATGTCTCCTTCGTCCGGAACGGCAACCGGATCCTCGACCGCATCTCCTGGAGCGTCGACGAGGCCGACCGCTGGGTCATCCTCGGCCCGAACGGCGCCGGCAAGTCGACGATCCTGCAGCTGGCCGCCGCCGCGACGCACCCCACCGCCGGCGAGGTGCACGTGCTCGGCGAGCGCATCGGCAAGGTCGACGTCTTCGAGCTCCGCACCCGCATCGGCCTCGCCGCGACGGGCCTCGCGCGCCGCATCCCCGCCGCCGAGCGCGTCGGCGACGTCGTGCTCACCGCCGCCTATGCCGTGACCGGCCGGTGGCGCGAGCAGTACGAGTCGCTCGACCTCGAGCGCGCCGCCGAGGTCATGGACGCGTGGGATCTCGGCCCCCTCGCCACCCGCCCGTTCGGCACGCTCTCCGACGGGGAGCGCAAGCGCGTGCAGATCGCCCGCGCCGTCATGACCGACCCTGAGCTCATGCTGCTCGACGAGCCGGCCGGCAGCCTCGACCTCGGCGCGCGCGAGTCGCTGCTCGCGTCGCTCGAGGAGTACGCGTCGAGCCCGCTCGCGCCGGCGATCGTCATGGTGACGCACCACGTGGAGGAGATCCCGCCGGGCTTCACGCACGCGATGCTGCTGCGCGAGGGCGGCATCGTCGCGGCGGGACCGCTCGACGACGTGCTGACGGATGCGCGCCTCACCGAGACCTTCGGGATCCCGCTCGCGGTCGCGCACGAGGGCGGCCGCTGGTCGGCGCGGGCGAAGCGCTGA
- a CDS encoding exonuclease domain-containing protein, which produces MTETSVQLRRPILEVSPEAPDRWIDRLAVFDLETTGIDPAQSRIVTAFVGVLDASGAVIEGRYWIVDPGVEIPAASTAVHGVTTERARAEGAQAPVAVQEIREELARHFAAGLAVCAFNAAYDFSLLAAECRRYGIEPLDARPVIDPMVIDRQVDRYRRGKRTLSVAAEVYGIELVDAHDASADAIAAGRLAQVMTARYPELRIDPISLHELTERWADEQAAGFEEFKRRSDPTFSAGRGWPLRA; this is translated from the coding sequence ATGACGGAGACGAGCGTGCAGCTGCGACGGCCGATCCTCGAGGTGAGTCCCGAGGCGCCCGATCGCTGGATCGACCGGCTCGCCGTCTTCGACCTCGAGACGACGGGCATCGACCCCGCGCAGTCGCGCATCGTCACCGCGTTCGTCGGCGTGCTCGACGCGAGCGGCGCCGTCATCGAGGGTCGCTACTGGATCGTCGACCCGGGCGTCGAGATCCCGGCCGCGTCGACCGCCGTGCACGGCGTCACGACCGAGCGGGCGCGCGCCGAGGGCGCGCAGGCACCGGTCGCGGTGCAGGAGATCCGCGAGGAGCTCGCGCGCCACTTCGCCGCGGGGCTCGCGGTGTGCGCGTTCAACGCCGCCTACGACTTCTCGCTCCTCGCCGCCGAGTGCCGCCGCTACGGCATCGAGCCGCTCGACGCCCGCCCGGTCATCGACCCGATGGTCATCGACCGGCAGGTCGACCGCTACCGCCGCGGCAAGCGCACGCTCTCGGTCGCGGCGGAGGTGTACGGCATCGAGCTCGTCGATGCGCACGACGCGAGCGCCGACGCGATCGCCGCGGGCCGGCTCGCGCAGGTGATGACCGCCCGCTACCCCGAGCTGCGCATCGACCCGATCTCGCTCCACGAGCTCACCGAGCGGTGGGCCGACGAGCAGGCGGCGGGCTTCGAGGAGTTCAAGCGCCGCAGCGACCCCACGTTCAGCGCGGGCCGAGGCTGGCCGCTGCGCGCCTGA
- a CDS encoding SURF1 family protein, which yields MLTLLRQPRWLGYVALATIFAIACCLFGVWQWNRREEALAAIERLESNYDRSPAAIAEVMPDPATFDPAKQWTPVVLEGEYLLDEQVLLRGRWRGGEVGFDVIAPFRTTEGAVFVVDRGWIDQASGAERPVTDPETPAGPTTVVARLRPNEGDIPGRGAPAGQIASVNLPALAEGIDGETYVGAYGLLVSEDGAAPADVAIATRPVLDEGPHLSYTLQWFVFALFGYAAVAWGMREELRGDAPPPRPKRERRSDADVEDDILDRA from the coding sequence ATGCTCACCCTCCTCCGCCAGCCGCGCTGGCTCGGCTACGTCGCGCTGGCGACGATCTTCGCGATCGCGTGCTGCCTGTTCGGCGTCTGGCAGTGGAACCGCCGGGAGGAGGCGCTCGCCGCGATCGAGCGGCTCGAGTCGAACTACGACCGCTCGCCGGCCGCGATCGCTGAGGTCATGCCCGACCCCGCGACCTTCGACCCCGCGAAGCAGTGGACGCCCGTCGTGCTCGAGGGCGAGTACCTGCTCGACGAGCAGGTGCTGCTGCGGGGCCGCTGGCGCGGCGGCGAGGTCGGCTTCGACGTCATCGCACCGTTCCGGACGACCGAGGGCGCCGTCTTCGTCGTCGACCGCGGCTGGATCGACCAGGCCTCCGGCGCCGAGCGGCCCGTGACCGACCCGGAGACCCCCGCGGGGCCGACGACGGTCGTCGCCCGGCTGCGCCCGAACGAGGGCGACATCCCCGGCCGCGGCGCTCCCGCAGGCCAGATCGCATCCGTCAACCTCCCCGCGCTCGCGGAGGGCATCGATGGCGAGACGTACGTGGGCGCCTACGGGCTGCTCGTGAGCGAGGACGGCGCCGCGCCCGCCGACGTCGCGATCGCCACGCGCCCCGTGCTCGACGAGGGCCCGCACCTCTCCTACACACTGCAGTGGTTCGTCTTCGCGCTCTTCGGCTACGCCGCGGTCGCGTGGGGGATGCGCGAGGAGCTGCGGGGCGATGCTCCTCCGCCGAGGCCGAAGCGCGAGCGCCGCTCCGACGCCGACGTCGAGGACGACATCCTCGACCGCGCTTGA
- a CDS encoding Sir2 family NAD-dependent protein deacetylase, with translation MLDTAIDLLRGRRIAVVTGAGISTDSGIPDYRGEGAPPRNPMLFETFLASVDARRRYWAGSHLGWQRFASVQPNEGHRALARLERAGLTTGIATQNVDDLHERAGSTNVTHVHGQLHTVTCLDCGTTFDRHRIADEIERLNPWIRMPEQVRLQPDGDVEIDASQRFEVPACPVCGGILKPDVVFFGELVPVDVFASARDIVAAGEVVLVAGSSLVVNSGTRLLEVARREDVPIVIVNRGPTKWDGPAAARVEGGTSESLAAIADALDAPA, from the coding sequence GTGCTCGACACAGCCATCGACCTGCTGCGCGGACGCCGCATCGCGGTCGTGACGGGTGCAGGCATCTCGACCGACTCGGGCATCCCCGACTACCGGGGCGAGGGCGCGCCGCCGCGCAACCCCATGCTGTTCGAGACCTTCCTCGCGAGCGTCGACGCGCGACGCCGCTACTGGGCCGGCAGCCACCTCGGCTGGCAGCGCTTCGCCTCGGTGCAGCCGAACGAGGGCCACCGCGCGCTCGCGCGGCTCGAGCGCGCGGGGCTCACGACCGGCATCGCGACGCAGAACGTCGACGACCTGCACGAGCGGGCGGGCTCGACGAACGTCACGCACGTCCACGGGCAGCTGCACACCGTCACGTGCCTCGATTGCGGCACGACGTTCGACCGGCACCGCATCGCCGACGAGATCGAGCGGCTGAACCCCTGGATCCGCATGCCGGAGCAGGTGCGGCTGCAGCCCGACGGCGACGTCGAGATCGACGCCTCGCAGCGCTTCGAGGTGCCCGCGTGCCCCGTGTGCGGCGGCATCCTGAAGCCCGACGTCGTGTTCTTCGGCGAGCTCGTGCCCGTCGACGTGTTCGCGTCGGCGCGCGACATCGTCGCGGCGGGCGAGGTCGTGCTCGTCGCCGGCTCGTCGCTCGTCGTGAACTCGGGCACGCGACTGCTCGAGGTCGCGCGGCGCGAGGACGTGCCGATCGTGATCGTCAACCGCGGGCCGACGAAGTGGGACGGCCCTGCGGCGGCGCGCGTCGAGGGCGGCACGAGCGAGTCGCTCGCCGCGATCGCCGACGCGCTCGACGCCCCGGCCTGA
- a CDS encoding alpha/beta fold hydrolase: protein MPVESGSRPSPYRALLDALPQRERVVDVDGTATAVFDYGDPDATPIVFVHGFRGDHHGLEPIAAHLPSMRVIAPDLPGFGDSDALPTASIDAYAAWLRALVASEAPGAAVLGHSFGSIVVAHAAASGLDASRIVLVNPIATPALSGPNRLGSALALGYYRAAAALPERAGLALLGAPPIVRGMSAFMAKTRDRDLRAWIHGQHDAYFSSYASRQSVLEAFDASIRHTVGEVAARIPQPVQLIAADRDDITPLREQHRLRARFPDARLAVLRGTGHLVHYEQPREAAAIIRRFLAEGTAR, encoded by the coding sequence GTGCCAGTGGAAAGCGGATCGCGCCCGTCGCCCTACCGAGCGCTGCTCGACGCACTGCCGCAGCGCGAGCGCGTCGTCGACGTCGACGGCACGGCTACGGCGGTGTTCGATTACGGCGACCCGGATGCGACGCCGATCGTCTTCGTGCACGGCTTCCGCGGCGACCACCACGGGCTCGAGCCGATCGCTGCGCACCTGCCCAGCATGCGGGTCATCGCCCCCGACCTCCCCGGCTTCGGCGACTCCGACGCCCTGCCCACCGCATCCATCGACGCCTACGCCGCGTGGCTGCGCGCGCTCGTCGCGAGCGAGGCTCCCGGCGCCGCCGTGCTCGGCCACTCGTTCGGCTCGATCGTCGTCGCGCACGCCGCCGCGAGCGGCCTCGACGCGAGCCGCATCGTGCTCGTCAACCCCATCGCGACGCCCGCGCTCTCGGGCCCCAACCGGCTCGGCTCGGCGCTCGCGCTCGGCTACTACCGCGCCGCCGCGGCCCTGCCCGAGCGCGCGGGCCTCGCGCTGCTCGGCGCGCCGCCCATCGTGCGCGGCATGAGCGCGTTCATGGCGAAGACGCGCGACCGGGACCTGCGCGCCTGGATCCACGGCCAGCACGACGCCTACTTCTCGAGCTACGCCTCGCGCCAGTCGGTGCTCGAGGCCTTCGACGCATCCATCCGCCACACGGTCGGCGAGGTCGCGGCCCGCATCCCGCAGCCCGTGCAGCTCATCGCCGCCGACCGCGACGACATCACGCCGCTGCGCGAGCAGCACCGGCTGCGCGCGCGCTTCCCCGACGCGCGCCTCGCGGTGCTCCGCGGCACCGGCCACCTCGTGCACTACGAGCAGCCGCGCGAGGCCGCCGCGATCATCCGGCGCTTCCTCGCCGAGGGCACCGCGCGCTGA
- a CDS encoding glycosyltransferase family 1 protein — protein sequence MRVLFDCRYVRLERHDGISRFSAELVAELARDHDVTMLVSDERQLAMLPRLPHVLGPSPTGPLEPLTSWRLRRVRADVAFSPMQTIGSIGRAWPLVTTVHDLIYYRHPKPPPSFPAPVRLLWRLYHRSFAPQRMLLNAVDGVATVSETTRGLIERHRLTRRPVAVVPNAFAPLGEPVAHAAPPTRRLVYMGSFMPYKDVETLVAAARLLPEHELHLCSRVDPATRERLTRLAAGASVVFHDGLSDAEYAELLRSATALVHASRDEGFGIPLLEAMSLGVPAVVADTAIFREVGGDAARYFPVGDADALARAVRALEGEWAAVSRASREQAARFSWRASAERLGAFLAEVAAASPRKGSR from the coding sequence ATGCGCGTCCTGTTCGACTGCCGCTACGTGCGCCTCGAGCGGCACGACGGCATCTCGCGCTTCTCGGCCGAGCTCGTCGCCGAGCTCGCACGCGACCACGACGTGACGATGCTCGTGAGCGACGAGCGGCAGCTCGCGATGCTGCCGCGCCTCCCGCACGTGCTCGGCCCCTCGCCCACCGGCCCGCTCGAGCCGCTCACGTCGTGGCGACTGCGCCGCGTGCGCGCCGACGTCGCGTTCTCGCCCATGCAGACGATCGGCTCGATCGGTCGCGCGTGGCCGCTCGTGACGACCGTGCACGACCTCATCTACTACCGCCACCCGAAGCCGCCGCCGAGCTTCCCGGCGCCCGTGCGCCTGCTGTGGCGGCTCTACCACCGCTCGTTCGCGCCGCAGCGGATGCTGCTGAACGCCGTCGACGGCGTCGCGACCGTCTCGGAGACGACCCGCGGGCTCATCGAGCGGCACCGGCTCACGCGCCGCCCGGTGGCGGTGGTGCCGAACGCGTTCGCGCCGCTCGGGGAGCCCGTCGCGCACGCGGCGCCGCCCACGCGGCGGCTCGTCTACATGGGCTCCTTCATGCCCTACAAGGACGTCGAGACGCTCGTCGCCGCCGCCCGCCTGCTGCCCGAGCACGAGCTGCACCTGTGCAGCCGCGTCGACCCCGCGACGCGCGAGCGGCTCACGCGGCTCGCGGCAGGCGCATCCGTCGTCTTCCACGACGGCCTCTCGGACGCCGAGTACGCCGAGCTGCTGCGCAGCGCGACGGCGCTCGTGCACGCGTCGCGCGACGAGGGCTTCGGCATCCCGCTGCTCGAGGCGATGAGCCTCGGCGTGCCCGCGGTCGTCGCCGACACGGCGATCTTCCGCGAGGTCGGCGGCGACGCGGCGCGCTACTTCCCGGTGGGAGACGCGGATGCGCTCGCGCGCGCCGTGCGCGCCCTCGAGGGGGAGTGGGCGGCCGTCTCGCGCGCCTCCCGCGAGCAGGCCGCCCGCTTCAGCTGGCGCGCCTCGGCCGAGCGGCTCGGCGCCTTCCTCGCGGAGGTCGCCGCCGCGTCGCCGCGCAAGGGCTCGCGCTGA
- the glgC gene encoding glucose-1-phosphate adenylyltransferase — translation MDKKVFGIVLAGGEGKRLMPLTADRAKPAVPFGGAYRLIDFAISNLINSSLRQIVVLTQYKSHSLDRHISQVWRMSSMLNSYVTSVPAQQRTGKHWFAGSADAIFQSLNLIADEKPDIVVVVGADHVYRMDFRDMIDAHIASGARATVAGIRQPLELASQFGVIEEDDEKPGYIRAFHEKPADASAFAVAPGEVLASMGNYVFDADALVEAVIADNRLEDSNHDMGGDIIPWFVERGEAAMYDLKNNTVPGATERDKYYWRDVGTIESFFDAHMDLISALPIFNLYNREWPIYTQTVNAPPAKFTRDAWGRAADVNEAIVGAGSVVQGASIVRSVVSPWCTIDAGATVSDAILFDQVHVGAGAVVRRAIIDKAVEIGPGVQIGVDHDADRARGFSISASGIVTVPKGSTIL, via the coding sequence ATGGACAAGAAGGTCTTCGGGATCGTGCTCGCAGGCGGCGAGGGCAAGCGACTCATGCCCCTCACCGCCGATCGGGCGAAGCCGGCGGTGCCGTTCGGCGGCGCCTATCGCCTCATCGACTTCGCGATCTCGAACCTCATCAACTCGAGCCTGCGGCAGATCGTCGTGCTGACGCAGTACAAGTCGCACTCGCTCGACCGCCACATCTCGCAGGTCTGGCGCATGTCGTCGATGCTCAACTCCTACGTCACGTCGGTGCCGGCCCAGCAGCGCACGGGCAAGCACTGGTTCGCTGGCAGCGCCGATGCGATCTTCCAGTCGCTCAACCTCATCGCCGACGAGAAGCCCGACATCGTCGTCGTCGTGGGCGCCGACCACGTCTACCGCATGGACTTCCGCGACATGATCGACGCGCACATCGCCTCGGGGGCGCGCGCGACGGTCGCCGGCATCCGTCAGCCGCTCGAGCTCGCGAGCCAGTTCGGCGTCATCGAGGAGGACGACGAGAAGCCCGGCTACATCCGCGCCTTCCACGAGAAGCCCGCCGACGCATCCGCCTTCGCCGTCGCGCCCGGCGAGGTGCTCGCCTCGATGGGCAACTACGTCTTCGACGCCGACGCGCTCGTCGAGGCCGTGATCGCCGACAACCGGCTCGAGGACTCGAACCACGACATGGGCGGCGACATCATCCCGTGGTTCGTCGAGCGCGGCGAGGCCGCGATGTACGACCTCAAGAACAACACCGTGCCCGGCGCGACCGAGCGCGACAAGTACTACTGGCGCGACGTCGGCACGATCGAGTCGTTCTTCGACGCGCACATGGACCTCATCTCGGCGCTGCCGATCTTCAACCTCTACAACCGCGAGTGGCCGATCTACACCCAGACCGTCAACGCGCCGCCCGCGAAGTTCACGAGGGATGCGTGGGGTCGCGCGGCCGACGTCAACGAGGCGATCGTGGGCGCGGGCTCCGTCGTCCAGGGTGCGAGCATCGTGCGCAGCGTCGTCTCGCCGTGGTGCACCATCGACGCGGGAGCGACGGTCTCGGACGCGATCCTCTTCGACCAGGTGCACGTCGGCGCGGGCGCCGTCGTGCGCCGCGCGATCATCGACAAGGCGGTCGAGATCGGCCCGGGCGTGCAGATCGGCGTCGACCACGACGCGGATCGCGCGCGCGGCTTCTCGATCTCCGCCTCCGGCATCGTCACGGTGCCGAAGGGCTCGACGATCCTGTGA
- a CDS encoding metallophosphoesterase family protein, whose translation MAPPAERVAIVSDMHGNLTAFEAVLADARRRGADAVWCGGDLVGKGPRGRAVVELAREACDVVVRGNWDEAVATPERSPWTAPAWYRDELGADALPWLAALPFHHDALLGSRLVRLFHASADSVHHRVRSDADDATYDAMFEATDATGAVPRADVVAYGDLHDQWLDIRRGRWLLNVGSAGNELDGDPTAAYALLEAGDAGALSVQFERVPYDVEAEIAVARAAGIPFLEHWIAELRTGVYQRHA comes from the coding sequence GTGGCCCCTCCCGCCGAGCGCGTCGCGATCGTCTCCGACATGCATGGCAACCTGACGGCGTTCGAGGCCGTGCTCGCCGACGCGCGGCGGCGCGGGGCGGATGCGGTGTGGTGCGGCGGCGACCTCGTCGGCAAGGGGCCGCGGGGCCGGGCGGTCGTCGAGCTCGCGCGCGAGGCCTGCGATGTCGTCGTGCGCGGCAACTGGGACGAGGCGGTCGCGACCCCGGAGCGCTCGCCGTGGACGGCGCCCGCGTGGTACCGCGACGAGCTCGGCGCCGACGCCCTCCCGTGGCTCGCCGCGCTGCCGTTCCATCACGACGCGCTGCTGGGCTCCCGCCTCGTGCGCCTCTTCCACGCATCCGCCGACTCCGTCCACCACCGCGTGCGCTCGGACGCCGACGACGCGACGTACGACGCCATGTTCGAGGCGACGGATGCGACGGGTGCCGTGCCGCGCGCGGACGTCGTCGCGTACGGCGACCTGCACGACCAGTGGCTCGACATCCGCCGCGGCCGGTGGCTGCTGAACGTCGGCAGCGCCGGCAACGAGCTCGACGGCGACCCGACCGCGGCGTACGCGCTGCTCGAGGCGGGCGACGCCGGCGCTCTCTCGGTGCAGTTCGAGCGCGTGCCCTACGACGTCGAGGCCGAGATCGCCGTCGCGCGCGCCGCCGGCATCCCGTTCCTCGAGCACTGGATCGCCGAGCTGCGCACGGGCGTCTACCAGCGCCACGCCTGA
- a CDS encoding DUF3099 domain-containing protein, giving the protein MRARSASITDLPISPDEDRERRFRMYLYMMLVRVGCLGIFFVVPGWWKLAPALVAVLIPYFAVVVANVSTHAPVEVREAPNALPAGASAASGDADDDRVWRGSATPDPLDGTASTERDGPGTAR; this is encoded by the coding sequence ATGCGAGCACGGTCCGCGTCGATCACCGACCTCCCGATCTCCCCAGACGAGGATCGTGAGAGGCGCTTCCGCATGTACCTGTACATGATGCTGGTGCGCGTCGGCTGCCTCGGCATCTTCTTCGTCGTGCCGGGCTGGTGGAAGCTCGCGCCCGCCCTCGTCGCCGTGCTCATCCCCTACTTCGCGGTCGTGGTCGCGAACGTCTCGACGCACGCGCCCGTCGAGGTGCGCGAGGCACCCAACGCGCTGCCCGCCGGTGCGTCGGCCGCGAGCGGCGACGCCGATGACGACCGCGTGTGGCGGGGCAGCGCCACGCCCGACCCGCTCGACGGCACCGCGTCCACCGAGCGCGACGGACCTGGAACGGCTCGATGA